Proteins encoded by one window of Podarcis muralis chromosome 11, rPodMur119.hap1.1, whole genome shotgun sequence:
- the SKA1 gene encoding SKA complex subunit 1 isoform X3, translated as MNTKISNIKKSLQLRKIDQEPSLKTVLSKIIHEVSLLNNILNKLETEVNHQENQQSQLKELQETTERYYSETQHLEENMPIHLPRGIPSSTQGITVKDEAQCKDAEVAGGKKPAKEPRCIKQAALLTEEEFESIPAYMRGRLTYNQVNAVLQEINKAVVSKYKIMHQSPKTMSGAVRNLFFRFKEEETKNTKGQFFIVEADVEEFTQLKADKRFHSILTILRHCQRLREIRGSRLVRYAIC; from the exons ATGAACACAAAGATTTCAAATATCAAAAAGTCACTTCAGCTGAGAAAAATAG ACCAGGAACCATCTTTGAAGACGGTGCTTAGCAAGATAATTCATGAGGTATCGCTTTTAAACAACATCCTCAATAAACTGGAGACAGAAGTCAACCATCAGGAGAACCAGCAGAGTCAACTCAAG GAGCTCCAGGAAACGACTGAGAGGTACTACAGTGAAACTCAGCATCTTGAGGAAAACATGCCTATTCACCTGCCCAGAGGAATCCCAAGCAG CACCCAGGGCATCACGGTGAAGGATGAAGCACAGTGCAAAGATGCTGAGGTTGCCGGTGGGAAGAAGCCAGCGAAAGAGCCCAGATGCATCAAACAAGCAGCCTTGTTAACGGAAGAGGAGTTTGAAAGCATTCCTGC gtACATGCGAGGCCGCCTGACGTACAACCAAGTCAATGCAGTCCTTCAGGAAATCAACAAGGCCGTGGTTAGCAAGTACAAGATCATGCACCAGTCCCCTAAGACAATGTCCGGTGCTGTGAGGAACCTCTTCTTCAGATTCAAGGAAGAGGAAACGAAGAATACAAAAG GCCAGTTCTTCATTGTGGAGGCCGACGTGGAAGAATTTACACAGCTCAAGGCAGACAAGCGTTTCCACAGCATCCTGACCATTTTGCGACATTGCCAGAGACTGCGAGAGATCCGTGGCTCGCGCCTGGTCCGTTATGCCATCTGCTGA
- the SKA1 gene encoding SKA complex subunit 1 isoform X2 — protein sequence MEGKEEAPLELSDEKYNLTSDFNDLCSHMNTKISNIKKSLQLRKIDQEPSLKTVLSKIIHEVSLLNNILNKLETEVNHQENQQSQLKELQETTERYYSETQHLEENMPIHLPRGIPSSTQGITVKDEAQCKDAEVAGGKKPAKEPRCIKQAALLTEEEFESIPAYMRGRLTYNQVNAVLQEINKAVVSKYKIMHQSPKTMSGAVRNLFFRFKEEETKNTKGMKLYILRVRFPPTWFWGFYLLSLNCIL from the exons aaaaATATAATTTGACTTCAGATTTTAACGACTTGTGTTCTCACATGAACACAAAGATTTCAAATATCAAAAAGTCACTTCAGCTGAGAAAAATAG ACCAGGAACCATCTTTGAAGACGGTGCTTAGCAAGATAATTCATGAGGTATCGCTTTTAAACAACATCCTCAATAAACTGGAGACAGAAGTCAACCATCAGGAGAACCAGCAGAGTCAACTCAAG GAGCTCCAGGAAACGACTGAGAGGTACTACAGTGAAACTCAGCATCTTGAGGAAAACATGCCTATTCACCTGCCCAGAGGAATCCCAAGCAG CACCCAGGGCATCACGGTGAAGGATGAAGCACAGTGCAAAGATGCTGAGGTTGCCGGTGGGAAGAAGCCAGCGAAAGAGCCCAGATGCATCAAACAAGCAGCCTTGTTAACGGAAGAGGAGTTTGAAAGCATTCCTGC gtACATGCGAGGCCGCCTGACGTACAACCAAGTCAATGCAGTCCTTCAGGAAATCAACAAGGCCGTGGTTAGCAAGTACAAGATCATGCACCAGTCCCCTAAGACAATGTCCGGTGCTGTGAGGAACCTCTTCTTCAGATTCAAGGAAGAGGAAACGAAGAATACAAAAG GTATGAAGCTATACATCCTACGAGTGCGATTCCCACCCACCTGGTTTTGGGGTTTCTACCTGTTGAGCTTGAACTGCATTTTATAG
- the SKA1 gene encoding SKA complex subunit 1 isoform X1: MEGKEEAPLELSDEKYNLTSDFNDLCSHMNTKISNIKKSLQLRKIDQEPSLKTVLSKIIHEVSLLNNILNKLETEVNHQENQQSQLKELQETTERYYSETQHLEENMPIHLPRGIPSSTQGITVKDEAQCKDAEVAGGKKPAKEPRCIKQAALLTEEEFESIPAYMRGRLTYNQVNAVLQEINKAVVSKYKIMHQSPKTMSGAVRNLFFRFKEEETKNTKGQFFIVEADVEEFTQLKADKRFHSILTILRHCQRLREIRGSRLVRYAIC; this comes from the exons aaaaATATAATTTGACTTCAGATTTTAACGACTTGTGTTCTCACATGAACACAAAGATTTCAAATATCAAAAAGTCACTTCAGCTGAGAAAAATAG ACCAGGAACCATCTTTGAAGACGGTGCTTAGCAAGATAATTCATGAGGTATCGCTTTTAAACAACATCCTCAATAAACTGGAGACAGAAGTCAACCATCAGGAGAACCAGCAGAGTCAACTCAAG GAGCTCCAGGAAACGACTGAGAGGTACTACAGTGAAACTCAGCATCTTGAGGAAAACATGCCTATTCACCTGCCCAGAGGAATCCCAAGCAG CACCCAGGGCATCACGGTGAAGGATGAAGCACAGTGCAAAGATGCTGAGGTTGCCGGTGGGAAGAAGCCAGCGAAAGAGCCCAGATGCATCAAACAAGCAGCCTTGTTAACGGAAGAGGAGTTTGAAAGCATTCCTGC gtACATGCGAGGCCGCCTGACGTACAACCAAGTCAATGCAGTCCTTCAGGAAATCAACAAGGCCGTGGTTAGCAAGTACAAGATCATGCACCAGTCCCCTAAGACAATGTCCGGTGCTGTGAGGAACCTCTTCTTCAGATTCAAGGAAGAGGAAACGAAGAATACAAAAG GCCAGTTCTTCATTGTGGAGGCCGACGTGGAAGAATTTACACAGCTCAAGGCAGACAAGCGTTTCCACAGCATCCTGACCATTTTGCGACATTGCCAGAGACTGCGAGAGATCCGTGGCTCGCGCCTGGTCCGTTATGCCATCTGCTGA